A genomic segment from Variovorax paradoxus B4 encodes:
- a CDS encoding DUF4126 domain-containing protein, with translation MNALDMPQLLALAAAIGWASGVRLYLVVLLTGLAGYFGWVPLPSGLQLLAHPVVIAASGFMVFIEFFADKIPGLDSLWDVVHTAIRIPAGAALAASVFGADHGAMAIVAALLGGSFAATAHAAKATTRAAINTSPEPFSNVGASLVEDSMVPAGLWLSVAHPLVFLVLFVFVLVLSVWLIRKSWRFLKALFTRVARIFSGRPDPGVTPAFQLKKNPPGDTPNV, from the coding sequence ATGAACGCGCTCGACATGCCCCAGCTGCTTGCACTGGCCGCGGCCATCGGCTGGGCCAGCGGCGTTCGGCTGTACCTGGTCGTGCTGCTGACCGGGCTGGCCGGCTACTTCGGCTGGGTGCCGCTGCCCAGCGGGCTGCAGCTGCTGGCGCATCCGGTGGTCATCGCGGCCAGTGGCTTCATGGTGTTCATCGAATTCTTCGCCGACAAGATCCCGGGCCTCGATTCGCTGTGGGACGTGGTGCACACGGCCATCCGCATTCCCGCCGGCGCGGCGCTCGCGGCCAGCGTGTTCGGCGCCGATCATGGCGCGATGGCCATCGTCGCCGCGCTGCTCGGCGGCAGCTTTGCCGCGACCGCACACGCGGCCAAGGCCACGACGCGCGCGGCCATCAACACTTCGCCCGAACCGTTTTCCAACGTGGGCGCCTCGCTGGTCGAAGACTCGATGGTGCCGGCCGGGCTGTGGCTCTCGGTGGCGCACCCGCTGGTCTTCCTGGTGCTGTTCGTCTTCGTGCTGGTGCTCAGCGTGTGGCTCATCCGCAAGAGCTGGCGCTTTCTCAAGGCGCTGTTCACTCGCGTGGCCCGCATCTTCAGCGGGCGGCCCGATCCGGGCGTCACGCCTGCATTCCAACTGAAAAAGAATCCTCCGGGAGACACTCCGAATGTTTAA
- a CDS encoding enoyl-CoA hydratase/isomerase family protein — protein sequence MTFTKLKLEIQDTIARIWLDQPDARNAFDDVVIAELTQAFAEAGAAPHIKAIVLGANGPAFCAGANLNWMRRMADYTRGENIADAGKLAAMLRTIAECLKPTIARVQGDVYAGGMGLVAACDMAVSVDTAWYCLSEVKIGLVPATISPYVLRAMGTRASQRYFLTAERFTAAEAHRIGFVHEVVAADALDAKVDELVKALTAASPAAVRACKQLIADVDGREIDDALIAKTVEGIADIRASDEGREGVQAFLQKRKPSWLGR from the coding sequence ATGACCTTCACCAAACTGAAACTCGAAATCCAGGACACCATCGCACGCATCTGGCTCGACCAGCCCGATGCGCGCAATGCCTTCGACGATGTGGTCATCGCCGAGCTGACGCAGGCCTTTGCCGAAGCCGGCGCTGCGCCGCACATCAAGGCCATCGTGCTCGGCGCCAACGGCCCCGCCTTCTGCGCGGGCGCGAATCTCAACTGGATGCGCCGCATGGCCGACTACACGCGCGGCGAGAACATCGCCGACGCGGGCAAGCTGGCCGCCATGCTGCGCACCATTGCCGAATGCCTCAAGCCCACCATCGCGCGCGTGCAGGGCGATGTGTATGCGGGCGGCATGGGCCTGGTCGCGGCCTGCGACATGGCGGTGAGCGTGGACACCGCGTGGTACTGCCTGAGCGAAGTCAAGATCGGCCTCGTGCCCGCGACCATCAGCCCGTATGTGCTGCGCGCCATGGGCACGCGCGCATCGCAGCGCTACTTTCTCACGGCCGAACGCTTCACGGCCGCCGAGGCGCACCGCATCGGCTTCGTGCATGAGGTCGTCGCGGCCGATGCGCTCGATGCCAAGGTCGACGAACTCGTGAAGGCGCTCACCGCTGCCAGTCCCGCCGCGGTGCGTGCCTGCAAGCAACTGATCGCCGACGTGGATGGCCGCGAGATCGACGACGCGCTGATCGCCAAGACCGTCGAAGGCATTGCCGACATTCGCGCCAGCGACGAAGGCCGCGAAGGCGTGCAGGCCTTCCTGCAGAAGCGCAAGCCGTCCTGGCTGGGCCGCTGA
- a CDS encoding IclR family transcriptional regulator, with translation MVVKTAFRVIEIVELFAREKQPLALSEMARLLEMPVSSCLGLIRTLEEQGYMYETGRRQGYYPTGRLLAMAQIIAAHDPVLDRVRPALEELRDGARETVLFGKFRDPNTVVYLEVLSAPQSIRYSAESGETRPAYANSMGRALLSTLAPEARRKLLAATPLAPLTDATLTTPDAIEQELERSPARGWYGNLGESIPDLVGLAWPLRIGSEAYAISVAGPRYRLEPRIDEVAAMLRSACLAIEHKG, from the coding sequence ATGGTTGTGAAAACAGCGTTTCGCGTGATCGAGATCGTCGAGCTCTTTGCCCGGGAGAAGCAGCCGCTGGCGCTGTCAGAGATGGCGCGCCTGCTCGAGATGCCGGTGTCCAGCTGCCTCGGGCTGATCCGCACGCTCGAGGAGCAGGGCTACATGTACGAGACCGGCCGCCGCCAGGGCTACTACCCCACCGGCCGGCTGCTGGCGATGGCGCAGATCATCGCGGCGCACGACCCGGTGCTCGACCGCGTGCGGCCCGCGCTCGAAGAGCTGCGCGACGGGGCGCGGGAAACCGTGCTGTTCGGCAAGTTCCGCGACCCGAACACTGTCGTCTACCTGGAAGTGCTGAGTGCGCCGCAGAGCATTCGCTATTCCGCCGAGTCGGGCGAGACGCGTCCGGCCTATGCCAATTCGATGGGCCGCGCGCTGCTCTCCACGCTCGCGCCCGAGGCGCGCCGCAAGCTGCTGGCAGCCACTCCGCTGGCACCGCTGACCGACGCCACGCTGACCACGCCCGACGCCATCGAGCAGGAGCTCGAACGCTCGCCCGCGCGCGGCTGGTACGGCAACCTGGGCGAGAGCATTCCCGATCTCGTGGGCCTGGCGTGGCCGTTGCGCATCGGGAGCGAGGCCTACGCCATTTCGGTGGCGGGCCCGCGCTACCGGCTGGAGCCGCGCATCGACGAGGTGGCGGCCATGCTGCGCTCCGCCTGCCTGGCCATCGAACACAAAGGTTGA
- a CDS encoding acetyl/propionyl/methylcrotonyl-CoA carboxylase subunit alpha: MFKKILIANRGEIACRVAATARRMAIRTVAVYSDADAHANHVRACDESVHLGGSAPKDSYLRWEKILEAAKATGAEAVHPGYGFLSENEEFAQACADAGLVFIGPPPSAIKAMGLKAESKQLMEKAGVPLVPGYHGHDQNPQLLQREADRIGYPVLIKASAGGGGKGMRAVDKAEDFAAALASCQREAINSFGDDAVLIEKYVQRPRHIEIQVFGDTHGNCVYLFERDCSVQRRHQKVLEEAPAPGMTEAMRKQMGEAAVAAARAVNYVGAGTVEFIVEQREGGEMNFFFMEMNTRLQVEHPVTEAITGLDLVEWQLRVASGETLPAKQQELQIHGHAIEARICAENPDNNFLPATGTLRVYRKPQATAFQRSRVRIDDGVREGGEISPFYDSMIAKLIVHGSTRAEALARLDAALAQVQIVGVSTNVQFLRGILATESFSKANLDTALIERERAVLFDREALGLPLAAAAAITRTLITERPTGLPDPFERRDGWRSHGEYRRHFDFEFRGAEQTALLTYRRDGSLWLEAGGVEGPLVVGQFPSGEFEVEFAGTRQTLDVHLDGATAHVFASKGATKITAIDRLAHAGDTHAEAGRLTAPMPGKVVSFAVRAGDKVSRGQPLAVMEAMKMEHTIAAPADGTVEELMFVPGEQVAEGDELLRMAAAAA, from the coding sequence ATGTTTAAGAAGATCCTCATTGCCAACCGAGGCGAGATCGCTTGCCGTGTGGCCGCTACGGCGCGCCGCATGGCGATCCGCACCGTGGCCGTGTACTCCGATGCCGACGCGCACGCCAACCACGTGCGTGCCTGCGACGAGTCGGTGCACCTCGGCGGCAGCGCGCCCAAGGACAGCTACCTGCGCTGGGAAAAGATCCTCGAGGCCGCCAAGGCCACGGGCGCCGAAGCCGTGCACCCCGGCTACGGCTTCCTGAGCGAGAACGAAGAGTTCGCGCAGGCCTGCGCCGACGCGGGCCTGGTCTTCATCGGCCCGCCGCCCTCGGCCATCAAGGCGATGGGCCTGAAGGCCGAGTCGAAGCAGCTGATGGAAAAGGCCGGCGTGCCGCTGGTGCCGGGCTATCACGGCCACGACCAGAACCCGCAGCTGCTGCAGCGCGAGGCCGACCGCATCGGCTACCCGGTGCTCATCAAGGCCAGCGCGGGCGGCGGCGGCAAGGGCATGCGCGCGGTCGACAAGGCGGAAGATTTTGCCGCTGCGCTGGCGTCGTGCCAGCGCGAAGCCATCAACAGCTTCGGCGACGACGCGGTGCTGATCGAGAAGTACGTGCAGCGCCCGCGCCACATCGAGATCCAGGTGTTCGGCGACACGCACGGCAACTGCGTGTACCTGTTCGAGCGCGACTGTTCGGTGCAGCGCCGCCACCAGAAGGTGCTCGAGGAAGCGCCCGCGCCCGGCATGACCGAGGCGATGCGCAAGCAGATGGGCGAGGCCGCCGTGGCCGCGGCGCGCGCCGTGAACTACGTCGGCGCCGGCACGGTGGAGTTCATCGTCGAGCAGCGCGAAGGCGGCGAGATGAACTTCTTCTTCATGGAGATGAACACGCGCTTGCAGGTGGAGCACCCGGTGACCGAAGCCATCACCGGGCTCGACCTCGTCGAATGGCAATTGCGCGTGGCCTCGGGCGAGACGCTGCCCGCGAAGCAGCAGGAACTGCAGATCCACGGCCACGCGATCGAGGCGCGCATCTGCGCCGAGAACCCCGACAACAACTTCCTGCCGGCCACCGGCACGCTGCGCGTATACCGCAAGCCCCAGGCCACCGCGTTCCAGCGCAGCCGCGTGCGCATCGACGACGGTGTGCGCGAGGGCGGCGAGATCTCGCCCTTCTACGACTCGATGATCGCCAAGCTGATCGTGCACGGCAGCACGCGCGCCGAGGCGCTGGCGCGGCTCGACGCAGCGCTGGCGCAGGTGCAGATCGTGGGTGTGTCGACCAACGTGCAGTTCCTGCGCGGCATCCTCGCGACCGAATCGTTCTCCAAGGCCAACCTCGACACCGCGCTGATCGAGCGCGAGCGCGCCGTGCTGTTCGACCGCGAGGCGCTGGGCCTGCCGCTGGCCGCGGCCGCCGCCATCACGCGCACGCTGATCACCGAACGGCCGACCGGCTTGCCCGATCCGTTCGAGCGGCGCGACGGCTGGCGCTCGCATGGCGAGTACCGGCGCCACTTCGACTTCGAGTTCCGCGGCGCCGAGCAGACGGCCCTGCTGACTTACAGGCGCGACGGCAGCCTGTGGCTCGAAGCCGGTGGTGTCGAGGGTCCGCTGGTCGTGGGTCAGTTCCCGTCGGGTGAGTTCGAGGTCGAATTCGCCGGCACGCGGCAGACGCTGGACGTGCATCTGGACGGCGCCACGGCCCATGTGTTCGCGTCGAAGGGCGCCACGAAGATCACGGCCATCGACCGCCTGGCCCACGCGGGCGATACCCACGCCGAAGCCGGCCGCCTCACGGCGCCGATGCCCGGCAAGGTCGTGTCCTTCGCTGTCAGGGCGGGCGACAAGGTCAGCCGCGGCCAGCCGCTCGCGGTGATGGAGGCCATGAAGATGGAGCACACCATCGCGGCGCCGGCCGACGGCACGGTGGAAGAACTGATGTTCGTGCCAGGCGAGCAGGTGGCCGAGGGCGACGAACTGTTGCGAATGGCTGCGGCGGCGGCTTAA
- a CDS encoding acyl-CoA dehydrogenase family protein, with amino-acid sequence MNFSLNEDQRSLVAAIERLCEDFPADYWRDHDDRAAFPHEFHRAVADSGWLGIAMPEAQGGAGLGITEAALMMRAISASGAGMSGASSVHMNIFGLNPVVVFGSEAQRQRFLPPLIAGTEKACFAVTEPDAGLDTTSLKTQAVRQPHGGYLLHGRKIWISTAQVADRMLILTRTTPIDQVKKPTQGLTLFYTPLDRDKVEVREIHKLGRAAVDSNMLFIDGLEVPEEDRIGEEGRGFEYILHGLNPERILIAAEAIGIGRAALRIASQYAQERVVFGRPIGQNQGVAHPLARAWANLEAADLMVFKAATLYDAGEPCGIEANAAKYLAAEAAHDACQNAVLTLGGMGYAKEYHVERLLRESYIPRIAPVSPQMILNFIAEKALGLPRSY; translated from the coding sequence ATGAACTTCTCCCTCAACGAAGACCAGCGCTCGCTGGTGGCCGCCATCGAACGGCTGTGCGAAGACTTCCCCGCCGACTACTGGCGCGACCACGACGACCGCGCCGCGTTCCCGCACGAGTTCCACCGCGCCGTGGCCGACAGCGGCTGGCTCGGCATCGCGATGCCCGAGGCGCAGGGCGGGGCGGGCCTCGGCATCACCGAGGCCGCGCTGATGATGCGCGCCATCAGCGCCTCGGGCGCGGGCATGTCGGGCGCGTCGTCGGTGCACATGAACATCTTCGGGCTCAACCCGGTGGTGGTGTTCGGCAGCGAGGCACAGCGCCAGCGCTTCCTGCCGCCGCTGATCGCCGGCACCGAGAAGGCCTGCTTCGCCGTGACCGAACCCGATGCGGGGCTCGACACCACCAGCCTCAAGACGCAGGCGGTGCGCCAGCCGCACGGCGGCTACCTGCTGCATGGCCGCAAGATCTGGATCTCGACCGCGCAGGTGGCCGACCGCATGCTGATCCTCACGCGCACCACGCCGATCGACCAGGTGAAGAAGCCCACGCAGGGGCTCACGCTGTTCTACACGCCGCTGGACCGCGACAAGGTCGAGGTGCGCGAGATCCACAAGCTCGGCCGTGCGGCGGTGGACTCGAACATGCTCTTCATCGACGGCCTCGAAGTGCCGGAAGAAGACCGCATCGGCGAGGAGGGGCGCGGCTTCGAATACATCCTGCACGGGCTCAACCCCGAGCGCATATTGATCGCGGCCGAGGCCATCGGCATCGGCCGTGCGGCCCTGCGCATCGCTTCGCAGTACGCGCAGGAGCGCGTCGTGTTCGGCCGGCCCATCGGCCAGAACCAGGGCGTGGCGCACCCTCTGGCGCGCGCCTGGGCCAACCTGGAGGCGGCCGACCTGATGGTGTTCAAGGCCGCCACGCTGTACGACGCGGGCGAGCCCTGCGGCATCGAGGCCAACGCCGCCAAGTACCTGGCGGCCGAGGCGGCGCACGACGCCTGCCAGAACGCCGTGCTCACGCTGGGCGGCATGGGCTATGCGAAGGAATACCATGTCGAGCGGCTGCTGCGCGAGAGCTACATTCCGCGCATTGCGCCGGTCAGCCCGCAGATGATCCTGAACTTCATCGCCGAGAAGGCGCTCGGGCTGCCCAGGTCGTACTGA
- a CDS encoding acylphosphatase, with the protein MNNDATVTRHLVIRGRVQGVGYRWSMVQAAKRLGVRGWVRNRRDGSVEALAAGGAVAVEELIRWARQGPAGARVDAVDLVDAGDAGTDGVPGDFEQRETA; encoded by the coding sequence ATGAACAACGACGCCACCGTCACCCGCCACCTCGTCATCCGCGGCCGCGTGCAGGGCGTGGGCTACCGCTGGTCGATGGTGCAGGCAGCAAAGCGACTCGGCGTGCGCGGCTGGGTGCGCAACCGCCGCGACGGCAGCGTGGAGGCACTTGCGGCCGGCGGGGCGGTCGCGGTGGAAGAGTTGATCCGTTGGGCGCGCCAGGGGCCGGCCGGCGCGCGCGTGGATGCGGTCGATCTGGTCGATGCAGGCGATGCGGGCACTGACGGCGTGCCCGGCGACTTCGAGCAGCGCGAAACCGCCTAG
- a CDS encoding hydroxymethylglutaryl-CoA lyase encodes MKLPTKVKIVDVGPRDGLQNEKQPVSAEVKIGLVHRLQDAGLKEIEVTSFVSPKWVPQMADNAEVMHGIQRKPGVRYSVLTPNMKGFEAAIAAPREEWPDEIVVFGAASEAFSQKNINCSIAESIERFAPVVAAALDKGIDVRGAMSCTVGCPYEGEIAPERVGMLAKLMKDIGVQRVDVADTIGVGTPRKVKAAIEAALAHFGVDHISGHFHDTYGQALVNTLASLELGVWNFQSSSAGLGGCPYAKGATGNVATEDVVYMLHGMGIETGIDLDKLIDAGVYISEALGREPNSRASKAIRTKRAG; translated from the coding sequence ATGAAACTCCCCACCAAAGTCAAGATCGTCGACGTCGGTCCGCGCGACGGACTGCAGAACGAGAAGCAGCCGGTCTCCGCCGAAGTCAAGATCGGCCTCGTGCACCGCCTGCAGGACGCGGGCCTGAAGGAGATCGAGGTCACCAGCTTCGTGAGCCCCAAGTGGGTGCCGCAGATGGCCGACAACGCCGAGGTGATGCACGGCATCCAACGCAAGCCCGGCGTGCGCTACTCGGTGCTCACGCCCAACATGAAGGGCTTCGAGGCCGCCATTGCCGCGCCACGCGAGGAGTGGCCCGACGAGATCGTGGTGTTCGGCGCCGCGAGCGAAGCCTTCAGCCAGAAGAACATCAACTGCTCGATCGCCGAGAGCATCGAGCGCTTCGCACCCGTGGTGGCCGCGGCGCTCGACAAAGGCATCGATGTGCGCGGCGCCATGTCGTGCACCGTCGGCTGCCCCTACGAAGGCGAGATCGCACCCGAACGTGTGGGCATGCTGGCGAAGCTGATGAAGGACATCGGCGTGCAGCGCGTGGACGTGGCCGACACCATCGGCGTGGGCACGCCGCGCAAGGTGAAGGCCGCCATCGAGGCCGCGCTGGCGCATTTCGGCGTGGACCACATCTCGGGCCACTTCCACGACACCTACGGCCAGGCGCTGGTCAACACGCTGGCCTCGCTGGAGCTGGGGGTCTGGAACTTCCAGTCGTCCTCCGCCGGGCTGGGCGGCTGTCCCTACGCCAAGGGCGCGACCGGCAACGTGGCGACCGAGGACGTGGTCTACATGCTGCACGGCATGGGCATCGAGACCGGCATCGACCTCGACAAGCTGATCGACGCGGGCGTGTACATCAGCGAGGCGCTGGGGCGCGAGCCGAATTCGCGGGCGTCGAAGGCGATCCGCACGAAGCGGGCTGGTTGA
- a CDS encoding Bug family tripartite tricarboxylate transporter substrate binding protein: MQTKNATTTVAVASRRRFISIGAAAGLAGAAPWAFAQEGYPKQPVKLIVPFAAGSGTDAVARITAQMLGEALKAPVIVDNRAGANGVIAAEFVAKAPPDGYTLFMTTNTTHSANPSLMKSLPYDPVKDFAPVSRMGNLPFMLVVNNDLPVKSVAELLAWGRAHPGKLTYASGNSTGIVSGATLSRMSGVPMLHVPYKSTPPAIADLIGGQVSMMVVDLAAGLATVKAGKMRAIAVTTQERTKLFPELPPLADTPELKGFDITSWNGVFAPAGTPRDIVLKLNKVLSEMANGTAFRERVAKLGFDAFGSTPEELGAFTVSELAKWKKLIQAAGIQPE, from the coding sequence ATGCAGACGAAGAACGCGACAACAACGGTCGCGGTGGCAAGCCGCCGCCGTTTCATTTCCATCGGCGCCGCCGCAGGCCTGGCCGGCGCGGCGCCCTGGGCCTTCGCACAGGAGGGCTACCCGAAGCAGCCGGTCAAGCTGATCGTGCCCTTCGCGGCCGGCAGCGGCACCGACGCGGTGGCGCGCATCACGGCGCAGATGCTGGGCGAGGCGCTCAAGGCCCCGGTCATCGTGGACAACCGCGCGGGCGCCAACGGCGTGATCGCTGCCGAGTTCGTGGCCAAGGCGCCGCCCGACGGCTACACGCTCTTCATGACCACCAACACCACGCATTCGGCCAATCCGAGCCTGATGAAGTCGCTGCCCTACGACCCGGTGAAGGACTTCGCGCCCGTGAGCCGCATGGGCAACCTGCCGTTCATGCTGGTGGTCAACAACGACCTGCCGGTGAAGAGCGTGGCCGAGCTGCTGGCCTGGGGCCGGGCCCATCCGGGCAAGCTGACCTATGCGAGCGGCAACAGCACCGGCATCGTGAGCGGTGCCACGCTCTCGCGCATGAGCGGCGTGCCGATGCTGCACGTGCCCTACAAGAGCACGCCGCCCGCGATTGCCGACCTGATCGGCGGGCAGGTGTCGATGATGGTGGTCGACCTCGCCGCGGGGCTCGCCACGGTGAAGGCCGGCAAGATGCGCGCGATTGCCGTCACCACGCAGGAGCGCACCAAGCTGTTTCCGGAACTGCCGCCGCTGGCCGATACGCCGGAACTCAAGGGCTTCGACATCACCTCGTGGAACGGCGTGTTCGCGCCGGCCGGCACGCCGCGCGACATCGTGCTGAAGCTCAACAAGGTGCTGTCGGAGATGGCGAACGGCACGGCCTTCCGCGAGCGCGTGGCGAAGCTGGGCTTCGATGCCTTCGGCAGCACGCCGGAAGAACTCGGGGCGTTCACCGTGTCGGAACTGGCCAAGTGGAAGAAGCTGATCCAGGCCGCGGGCATCCAACCCGAATGA
- a CDS encoding cupin domain-containing protein, with the protein MTSPRYFVRENDIAGYHPANHTGTLNKRLIGPETVGAKQLEVLVGHIQKGKGALPHAHPGIEQVCYMLEGRAVVEVGGQRQELHPGDSCFFPADAMHTFTVVSDEPVRVLVIYSPPYEESPERVIRP; encoded by the coding sequence ATGACTTCCCCACGCTACTTCGTCCGCGAAAACGACATCGCCGGCTACCACCCGGCGAACCACACCGGCACGCTCAACAAGCGCCTGATCGGTCCCGAGACCGTGGGCGCGAAGCAGCTGGAGGTGCTGGTCGGCCACATCCAGAAGGGCAAGGGCGCGCTGCCGCATGCGCACCCGGGCATCGAGCAGGTCTGCTACATGCTCGAAGGCCGCGCGGTCGTCGAGGTGGGCGGCCAGCGGCAGGAGCTGCACCCGGGCGACAGCTGCTTTTTCCCGGCCGACGCGATGCACACCTTCACGGTGGTGAGCGACGAGCCGGTGCGCGTGCTGGTCATCTACAGCCCGCCGTACGAGGAATCGCCGGAGCGCGTGATCCGGCCCTGA
- a CDS encoding EthD family reductase, with protein MIKVSVMYPYTEGARFDHAYYRDKHMPLLKARMGDACKSYTIDKGLAGGAPGTPPTYVGMCHVFCDSAEAFQAAFGPHAKEILGDIRNYTDIAPVMQISEVVIG; from the coding sequence ATGATCAAAGTCAGCGTGATGTACCCCTACACCGAAGGCGCACGGTTCGACCACGCCTACTACCGCGACAAGCACATGCCGCTGTTGAAGGCGCGCATGGGCGATGCCTGCAAGTCGTACACCATCGACAAGGGGCTGGCGGGCGGCGCGCCCGGCACCCCGCCGACCTACGTCGGCATGTGCCACGTGTTCTGCGACTCGGCCGAGGCGTTCCAGGCGGCGTTCGGCCCGCATGCCAAGGAGATCCTGGGCGACATCAGGAACTACACCGACATCGCGCCCGTCATGCAGATCAGCGAAGTGGTGATTGGTTAA
- a CDS encoding CaiB/BaiF CoA transferase family protein encodes MSATGPLEGIRILDLTAVVMGPYATQTLGDLGADIVKVEPPSGDNLRAVGPMRHAGMGAMALHLNRNKRSIVLDLKQPEGREACLRLAAGCDALIYNTRPQAMARLGLGYEAVAAVNPKIVYLGAFGYGEEGPYAGKPAYDDLIQGAAGVASLFAQQSGDAPRYAPVTLADRAVGLQAAIALLAAVLSAQRTGKGQAVEVPMFEALSQFVMGDHLGGHSFEPPLGPTGYARLLAPHRKPYATADGYLSVLIYNDKHWQAFFDVIGRPALRSSPMFGTHTARAANIGAVYAFVAEVMATRSSDAWMAALEAADIPVARLHSTESLIDDPHLRAVDFFPEFDHPSEGRIRTLAPVGRYSATPAAIRRMAPRIGEQSVELLREAGYRDAEIDRLLARGVTLQPAPPKDNDE; translated from the coding sequence ATGAGCGCGACCGGTCCTCTGGAAGGCATCCGCATCCTCGACCTCACGGCCGTGGTGATGGGCCCCTATGCCACGCAGACGCTCGGCGACCTCGGCGCCGACATCGTCAAGGTCGAGCCGCCCTCCGGCGACAACCTGCGCGCCGTCGGCCCGATGCGTCACGCCGGCATGGGCGCGATGGCGCTGCACCTCAACCGCAACAAGCGCTCGATCGTGCTCGACCTCAAGCAGCCCGAGGGCCGCGAGGCCTGCCTGCGGCTCGCGGCGGGCTGCGATGCCCTGATCTACAACACGCGCCCCCAGGCGATGGCACGGCTCGGGCTCGGCTACGAGGCCGTGGCCGCGGTCAACCCGAAGATCGTCTACCTCGGCGCCTTCGGCTACGGCGAAGAGGGCCCCTATGCCGGGAAGCCCGCCTACGACGACCTGATCCAGGGCGCGGCCGGCGTGGCCTCGCTGTTCGCGCAGCAAAGCGGCGACGCGCCGCGCTACGCGCCCGTCACGCTGGCCGACCGCGCCGTGGGGCTGCAGGCGGCCATCGCGCTGCTCGCCGCCGTGCTCAGCGCGCAGCGCACGGGCAAGGGCCAGGCGGTCGAGGTGCCGATGTTCGAAGCGCTCTCGCAGTTCGTGATGGGCGACCACCTCGGCGGCCACAGCTTCGAGCCGCCGCTCGGCCCCACCGGCTATGCGCGCCTGCTCGCGCCGCACCGCAAGCCCTACGCCACGGCCGACGGCTACCTGAGCGTGCTGATCTACAACGACAAGCACTGGCAGGCCTTCTTCGACGTGATCGGCCGGCCCGCGCTGCGCAGCTCGCCGATGTTCGGCACCCACACGGCGCGCGCGGCGAACATCGGCGCGGTCTATGCCTTCGTGGCCGAGGTGATGGCCACGCGCAGCAGCGATGCGTGGATGGCTGCGCTGGAGGCGGCCGACATTCCCGTCGCTCGCCTGCACAGCACCGAGAGCCTGATCGACGACCCGCACCTGCGCGCCGTCGATTTCTTTCCCGAGTTCGACCATCCGAGCGAAGGCCGCATCCGCACCCTCGCGCCGGTCGGCCGCTACAGCGCCACGCCCGCGGCCATTCGCCGCATGGCGCCGCGCATCGGCGAGCAGAGCGTCGAGCTGCTGCGCGAAGCCGGCTACCGCGATGCAGAGATCGACCGCCTGCTCGCACGCGGCGTCACGCTGCAGCCGGCTCCACCCAAGGACAACGACGAATGA
- a CDS encoding 2-hydroxyacid dehydrogenase, with amino-acid sequence MKIIVSLTDNRPEPWIEGLRAELPDAQIEAWKPGAAQADHAVVWAPPQQLLDEQPGLRGLFNIGAGVDALLKLKVPAHTRIVRLDDAGMSVQMAEYVCHTLIRHFREFDVYEADAREGRWSYRKPKLRRDFPVGIMGLGVLGERVAQAVAQFEFPVLGWSRSPKAIDGVKVFSGEVQFDEFLSSTRVLVNLLPLTEATRGILNRNTLGKLRPGGYLISIARGAHLVEDDLIPMLDAGQLAGATLDVFQVEPLPADHAFWRHPKITVTPHGSARTLREESIAQIAGKIRAMEQGLPVSGVVDPVRGY; translated from the coding sequence ATGAAAATCATCGTTTCCCTGACCGACAACCGCCCCGAACCCTGGATCGAAGGCCTCCGTGCCGAGCTGCCCGATGCGCAGATCGAGGCCTGGAAGCCGGGCGCCGCCCAGGCCGACCATGCGGTGGTGTGGGCGCCGCCCCAGCAGCTGCTCGACGAGCAGCCCGGGCTGCGCGGCCTGTTCAACATCGGCGCGGGCGTCGATGCCCTGCTCAAGCTGAAAGTCCCGGCGCACACGCGCATCGTGCGGCTCGACGACGCCGGCATGTCGGTGCAGATGGCCGAGTACGTGTGCCACACGCTGATCCGGCACTTCCGCGAGTTCGACGTCTACGAGGCCGATGCGCGCGAAGGCCGCTGGAGCTATCGCAAGCCGAAGCTGCGGCGCGATTTTCCGGTCGGGATCATGGGCCTGGGCGTGCTCGGCGAGCGGGTCGCTCAAGCCGTCGCGCAGTTCGAGTTTCCGGTGCTGGGCTGGAGCCGTTCGCCCAAGGCCATCGACGGCGTGAAGGTGTTCAGCGGCGAAGTGCAGTTCGACGAGTTCCTGTCGTCCACGCGCGTGCTGGTCAACCTGCTGCCGCTGACCGAGGCCACGCGCGGCATCCTCAACCGCAACACGCTCGGCAAGCTGCGGCCGGGCGGCTATCTCATCAGCATTGCGCGCGGCGCTCACCTGGTGGAAGACGACCTGATCCCAATGCTCGATGCCGGCCAGCTCGCCGGCGCCACGCTCGACGTGTTCCAGGTCGAGCCGCTGCCCGCCGACCACGCCTTCTGGCGGCATCCGAAGATCACCGTGACCCCGCACGGCTCGGCGCGCACGCTGCGCGAGGAATCCATCGCCCAGATCGCCGGAAAGATCCGCGCGATGGAACAGGGCCTGCCGGTCAGCGGCGTGGTCGATCCGGTCCGGGGGTACTAA